The following are encoded in a window of Nakamurella sp. A5-74 genomic DNA:
- the efeU gene encoding iron uptake transporter permease EfeU: protein MLATFVIGLREGLEAALIVGIIAAFLTQDGKSRALRPMWIGVGIAVVICLGIGLALTLLSGSLPQRQQELLETVIGLVAVVMVTWMVLWMRKHSRDLKSELGAAVQGALAAGSTFALVAMAFLAVIREGVETAVFLVAASQTKGGAITFVGAGLGIAVAIVLGWLIYRGGVRINLSKFFRITGGVLVLVAGGVLMSSLRHAHEADWLNVGTQTWIDLSAVITPGSVQESLLGGVLGIQAQLSAVAVIAWLLYIVPMLAVVLWPAGRLLTARIAARLLLAVGSAGLVAAALLMLLVPAATVPSSAAHTAAGDGGTASVSLSAAVRSGAGMTAVVGGTVVLQGAPDDVRVDLPAERRTLDLVGTRTLGGRSVADYASGRIVVPAADSPTTMTGAELAKLNGGRYPVGLRAADADQALRTTEPVGVELIVTVDVATGLPVGVAGTAEAAVIATAESGRTHRVELGSVQLTSTELATPAGSTASGSTGTGLTAAAALSNAQLRATTFGALLPWMLVVWSGLLLGSAALILLAARRRRARPAPAAAREATPETLPGSGPVIDPAPGLVAETTPPRSLASSSASRSGDPHR, encoded by the coding sequence GTGCTCGCCACGTTCGTCATCGGCCTGCGCGAAGGCCTCGAAGCCGCTCTCATCGTCGGCATCATCGCTGCCTTCCTGACGCAGGACGGCAAGAGCAGGGCGCTGCGCCCGATGTGGATCGGCGTCGGCATCGCCGTCGTCATCTGCCTCGGCATCGGCCTCGCGTTGACCCTGTTGTCCGGGTCGTTGCCGCAGCGACAGCAGGAGCTGCTGGAGACGGTCATCGGGCTCGTCGCCGTGGTGATGGTCACCTGGATGGTGCTGTGGATGCGCAAGCATTCACGGGACCTCAAGTCCGAGCTCGGCGCGGCGGTGCAGGGGGCGCTGGCCGCCGGTTCGACGTTCGCACTCGTCGCGATGGCCTTCCTGGCGGTGATCAGGGAGGGCGTCGAGACCGCGGTGTTCCTGGTCGCCGCCTCCCAGACCAAGGGCGGTGCGATCACCTTCGTCGGCGCCGGCCTCGGCATCGCCGTGGCGATCGTGTTGGGCTGGTTGATCTATCGCGGTGGTGTACGCATCAACCTGTCCAAGTTCTTCCGGATCACCGGCGGGGTCCTGGTGCTGGTGGCCGGCGGCGTGTTGATGTCCAGCCTGAGGCACGCGCACGAGGCCGACTGGCTCAACGTCGGCACCCAGACCTGGATCGACCTGTCTGCGGTGATCACCCCCGGATCCGTCCAGGAGTCGTTGCTGGGCGGGGTGCTCGGGATCCAGGCCCAGCTGTCGGCGGTCGCGGTGATCGCCTGGCTGCTGTACATCGTGCCGATGCTGGCCGTCGTGCTCTGGCCGGCGGGGCGCCTGCTCACCGCGCGGATCGCCGCCCGCCTGCTGCTGGCGGTCGGTTCCGCCGGTTTGGTCGCGGCCGCTCTGTTGATGCTGCTGGTCCCAGCGGCGACGGTGCCGAGCTCCGCCGCCCACACCGCTGCCGGCGACGGCGGCACCGCCTCCGTCTCGCTCTCCGCGGCCGTCCGGTCCGGCGCCGGGATGACCGCAGTAGTGGGCGGCACCGTCGTCCTCCAGGGAGCCCCGGACGACGTCCGGGTGGACCTGCCCGCGGAGCGGCGCACCCTGGATCTCGTCGGCACGCGCACGCTCGGCGGCCGGTCGGTGGCCGACTACGCCTCCGGCCGGATCGTCGTCCCGGCGGCGGACTCCCCGACCACGATGACCGGGGCCGAGCTCGCGAAGCTCAACGGCGGCCGGTACCCGGTGGGCCTGCGCGCTGCTGACGCCGATCAGGCGCTGCGGACGACCGAGCCGGTCGGAGTCGAGCTGATCGTCACCGTCGACGTGGCCACCGGGCTCCCGGTCGGCGTCGCCGGCACTGCCGAAGCAGCCGTCATCGCCACCGCCGAGAGCGGACGCACCCATCGGGTGGAACTCGGCAGCGTCCAGCTCACCTCGACGGAGCTCGCCACCCCCGCTGGATCGACTGCCTCCGGATCGACCGGTACCGGGCTGACCGCTGCGGCAGCGTTGTCGAACGCCCAGCTGCGCGCGACGACCTTCGGCGCGCTGCTTCCCTGGATGCTCGTCGTCTGGTCCGGGCTGCTGCTGGGGAGCGCGGCGCTGATCCTGCTCGCGGCCCGCCGCCGCCGCGCGCGGCCTGCACCAGCCGCCGCCCGCGAGGCCACCCCCGAAACCCTTCCGGGCTCCGGCCCGGTCATCGATCCCGCCCCCGGTCTCGTCGCCGAGACGACACCCCCACGCTCCCTTGCCTCTTCGTCCGCCTCCCGATCTGGAGATCCCCACCGATGA
- the efeO gene encoding iron uptake system protein EfeO — MRCTSSVRLALLPLVAAALLAASCGTADNAAVPAGSAAVTGSSAAPSAGSSASSAADSSSGAAPSRSAGAGGATTVKVQITDAAGCAVTPSSVAAGPVTFDITNVDATAVTEVHLMQGDRIRGERENLAPGFENTFSMTLDGGSYEVYCPGTPAEIQPFTVTGKAAEVGGDVGDLLQAATVDYSEYVSAQAGFLVEGTGALAAAVKSGDLAKSQQAYAKVRPFFERIEPVAESFGDLDPDIDAREGDVPAKDWKGFHPIEQALFTQKSVAKAQPYVADLVANVAKLQQLTSDLETGTKAGKGNGYQPDEVANGAASLLEEVQKTKITGEEERYSHIDLVDFAANVEGSQQAFAALQPALDEIDPSIADPIAAKFTALITLLDTHQDAAALGGYTLYGDLTKDEIRKLAAALLAVQEPLSQLSAKVAAAG, encoded by the coding sequence ATGAGATGTACCTCCTCCGTGCGACTGGCCCTCCTGCCGCTCGTCGCCGCCGCACTGTTGGCCGCTTCCTGCGGCACCGCCGACAACGCCGCGGTCCCGGCCGGATCAGCAGCCGTGACCGGCTCGTCCGCCGCCCCGTCCGCCGGGTCGAGTGCCTCGTCAGCCGCCGATTCCTCCTCGGGAGCCGCACCCTCCAGGTCGGCAGGCGCCGGGGGAGCGACCACGGTCAAGGTCCAGATCACCGACGCCGCAGGCTGCGCAGTCACCCCCAGCAGCGTGGCTGCCGGTCCGGTGACCTTCGACATCACCAACGTCGACGCCACTGCCGTCACCGAGGTGCACCTGATGCAGGGTGACCGGATCCGCGGCGAGCGCGAGAACCTGGCACCTGGCTTCGAGAACACCTTCTCGATGACCCTCGACGGGGGCTCGTACGAGGTCTACTGCCCCGGAACTCCCGCCGAGATCCAGCCGTTCACCGTCACCGGCAAGGCAGCAGAAGTTGGTGGTGACGTCGGCGATCTGCTGCAGGCGGCGACCGTCGACTACAGCGAGTACGTGTCGGCGCAGGCGGGCTTCCTGGTCGAGGGCACCGGTGCCCTGGCCGCCGCCGTCAAGTCGGGCGATCTGGCGAAGTCCCAGCAGGCCTACGCGAAGGTCCGCCCGTTCTTCGAGCGCATCGAGCCGGTCGCCGAGTCCTTCGGTGATCTCGACCCGGACATCGACGCGCGCGAGGGCGACGTTCCGGCGAAGGACTGGAAGGGCTTCCACCCGATCGAGCAGGCGCTGTTCACCCAGAAGTCGGTCGCGAAGGCTCAGCCGTACGTCGCCGACCTGGTCGCCAACGTCGCCAAGCTGCAGCAGTTGACGTCCGATCTGGAGACCGGGACCAAGGCAGGCAAGGGCAACGGGTATCAGCCGGACGAGGTCGCCAACGGTGCTGCGTCGCTGCTCGAGGAGGTGCAGAAGACCAAGATCACCGGCGAGGAGGAGCGCTACTCGCACATCGATCTGGTCGATTTCGCCGCCAACGTCGAAGGATCGCAGCAGGCCTTCGCGGCCTTGCAGCCGGCGCTGGACGAGATCGATCCGAGCATCGCCGACCCGATCGCGGCGAAGTTCACCGCGTTGATCACGCTGCTCGACACCCATCAGGACGCCGCGGCGCTCGGTGGCTACACGCTGTACGGGGATCTGACCAAGGACGAGATCAGGAAGCTCGCCGCGGCGCTGCTCGCGGTGCAGGAGCCGCTGTCCCAGCTCTCCGCGAAGGTCGCCGCGGCCGGCTGA
- the efeB gene encoding iron uptake transporter deferrochelatase/peroxidase subunit: MNQPYDGLPGEPDRVPDAPKALQRRRFLGGAAAGAAGLLAGGVGGYSIGSARAQPPTAGSGDVAAGSQVAPTAGADPVNTAGPDAGVVPFYGEHQSGITTRQQEQMMFAAFDVTAVDPLALQQLLGRWAAVASRFAAGNTASGATPAADRPPDDTGEGVDLGAHSLTITVGFGASLFDDRFGLAGKMPAALRPVAALPGEGDMDAALSGGDLCVQACADDPQVVFHAIRNFTRIARGTAVLRWSQLGFGRASATGTGQTTPRNLFGFKDGTRNIHADETAAIATDVWVGQDEDQDWMRGGSYLVARKIGMIIESWDATVLGEQERIFGRAKASGAPLTGGTEFTAPDLAAKAADGTPVIDVDAHVRLAAPESNDGVRILRRGYNYTDGLDATGRLDAGLFFVSFQRDPAHFVALQTKLGQHDLLNEYIVHRGGGTWACPPGIGAAGDWFGKQLFQG; this comes from the coding sequence GTGAACCAGCCGTACGACGGGCTTCCCGGCGAACCCGACCGCGTCCCGGATGCGCCGAAGGCGTTGCAGCGGCGTCGATTCCTGGGTGGGGCGGCGGCGGGAGCTGCGGGGTTGCTTGCGGGCGGCGTCGGCGGGTATTCGATCGGATCGGCGCGGGCGCAGCCGCCCACGGCCGGCTCCGGTGACGTCGCTGCCGGTTCCCAAGTCGCACCGACCGCCGGTGCCGACCCGGTCAACACCGCCGGCCCGGACGCCGGTGTGGTGCCGTTCTACGGCGAACACCAGTCCGGGATCACCACCCGGCAGCAGGAACAGATGATGTTCGCCGCGTTCGACGTCACCGCCGTCGATCCGCTGGCGCTGCAACAACTCCTGGGTCGCTGGGCGGCGGTTGCCTCCCGCTTCGCCGCCGGCAACACCGCCAGTGGTGCCACCCCGGCGGCCGATCGTCCGCCGGACGACACCGGTGAGGGCGTGGACCTCGGAGCGCACTCGCTGACCATCACGGTCGGCTTCGGGGCGTCACTGTTCGATGACAGGTTCGGCCTGGCAGGCAAGATGCCCGCGGCGCTCCGACCGGTCGCCGCGCTGCCGGGTGAGGGCGACATGGATGCGGCGCTCAGCGGCGGCGACCTGTGCGTGCAGGCCTGCGCGGACGATCCCCAGGTCGTCTTCCACGCCATCCGCAACTTCACCAGGATCGCCCGTGGTACGGCGGTGCTGCGCTGGTCGCAGCTGGGCTTCGGTCGGGCTTCGGCGACCGGTACCGGCCAGACGACGCCGCGGAACCTGTTCGGGTTCAAGGACGGGACCCGCAACATCCATGCCGACGAGACCGCCGCGATCGCCACCGATGTCTGGGTGGGCCAGGACGAGGATCAGGACTGGATGCGGGGCGGCAGTTACCTGGTGGCCCGCAAGATCGGCATGATCATCGAATCCTGGGATGCGACGGTGCTCGGCGAGCAGGAGCGGATCTTCGGTCGCGCCAAGGCATCAGGAGCGCCGCTGACCGGCGGGACCGAGTTCACCGCACCGGACCTCGCGGCGAAGGCCGCGGACGGGACCCCGGTGATCGATGTCGATGCCCACGTCAGGCTCGCTGCCCCGGAGAGCAACGACGGCGTGCGGATCCTGCGTCGCGGCTACAACTACACGGACGGACTGGACGCGACCGGACGCCTCGACGCCGGGCTGTTCTTCGTCAGCTTCCAGCGCGATCCGGCGCACTTCGTCGCCCTGCAGACCAAGCTCGGACAACACGATCTGCTCAACGAGTACATCGTGCACCGCGGCGGCGGCACCTGGGCGTGCCCACCGGGGATCGGTGCGGCCGGCGACTGGTTCGGCAAGCAGCTGTTCCAGGGGTGA
- a CDS encoding ATP-binding protein — translation MDRPASPGDEGAAPSARVVLVGGPSGSGKSRLAALSGLPVLKLDDFYRSGDSGGLPRLPGGQVDWDDPDSWHREAAMTAIESLCATGSAEVPIYDLAANGPRGTATVELRGASAFVAEGIFVATLIGPTRAGGMLERAICIRRSRWVTFVLRLARDLRERRKPPMFLLRRGLGLARSEPAAVRALVSAGCDPLSLDAAAASLRTLHRRPPPGS, via the coding sequence GTGGACCGACCAGCTTCCCCCGGCGACGAGGGTGCCGCACCCTCTGCTCGGGTGGTGCTGGTCGGCGGGCCGTCAGGGAGCGGCAAGTCCCGGTTGGCCGCCCTGTCCGGCCTGCCCGTCCTGAAGTTGGACGACTTCTACCGCAGCGGCGACTCGGGCGGACTCCCCCGACTGCCCGGCGGACAGGTCGACTGGGATGACCCGGACAGTTGGCACCGCGAGGCAGCGATGACGGCGATCGAGTCGTTGTGCGCCACCGGCAGCGCCGAGGTGCCGATCTACGATCTCGCGGCGAACGGTCCGCGCGGGACCGCGACGGTGGAACTCCGTGGCGCGTCGGCCTTCGTGGCCGAAGGAATCTTCGTGGCTACGTTGATCGGGCCGACGCGGGCGGGCGGCATGTTGGAACGCGCGATCTGCATCCGACGCTCCCGCTGGGTCACCTTCGTGCTGCGGTTGGCGCGCGACCTGCGGGAAAGACGCAAGCCACCGATGTTCCTGCTCCGGCGCGGGCTCGGACTGGCCCGGTCGGAGCCGGCGGCCGTGCGGGCCCTGGTGTCAGCCGGCTGCGACCCACTGTCCCTGGACGCCGCTGCGGCATCTCTGCGCACCCTGCACCGGCGGCCCCCACCCGGGTCCTGA
- a CDS encoding helix-turn-helix transcriptional regulator → MTTTVELSGPLIRQWRQRRRLSQLELSELTGTSTRHLSYIETGRSTPSREMVLRLAGAMEVPLRETNQMLLGAGLAPAYPDARIDHQARAALLDLLDGILEGHLPNPALVLDAEFDVVATNAAVDRILAALVDPDLLDPPVNVVRVTLHPRGLARHLGNLGPWRSHLIRQVRQHAAVSSSASLDGLLDEVEAFPHPSHVGPDSGTFALPMQLRVEEETLSFFSTVATFGTPLDVAASELAIETFLPADTATRRWLARAGS, encoded by the coding sequence GTGACCACAACTGTCGAGCTCTCCGGCCCGCTCATCCGTCAGTGGCGCCAGCGGCGCCGCCTGTCCCAGCTCGAACTGTCCGAATTGACGGGCACCTCGACGCGACATCTCTCCTACATCGAGACCGGTCGGTCCACCCCGAGCCGGGAGATGGTGCTGCGGCTGGCCGGTGCGATGGAGGTTCCGTTGCGTGAGACCAACCAGATGCTGCTCGGTGCAGGCCTTGCACCCGCCTATCCCGATGCCCGCATCGATCACCAGGCCCGAGCCGCACTGTTGGATCTGCTCGACGGGATACTGGAGGGACACTTGCCGAACCCGGCGCTGGTGTTGGACGCGGAGTTCGACGTGGTTGCCACCAATGCCGCGGTCGATCGTATCTTGGCCGCACTGGTCGATCCTGACTTGTTGGATCCTCCGGTCAACGTGGTCCGCGTGACGTTGCACCCCCGGGGCCTGGCTCGTCATCTGGGGAATCTGGGGCCGTGGCGCTCGCACCTGATCCGGCAGGTGCGCCAGCATGCTGCGGTTTCGTCGAGTGCGTCCTTGGACGGGCTGCTCGACGAGGTGGAGGCGTTCCCGCACCCAAGTCATGTCGGCCCGGACAGCGGTACGTTCGCGTTGCCGATGCAACTGCGCGTGGAAGAGGAGACCCTCAGCTTCTTCAGCACAGTGGCCACGTTCGGCACCCCGCTGGACGTCGCAGCCAGCGAGCTCGCCATCGAGACGTTCCTCCCAGCCGACACTGCGACTCGACGCTGGTTGGCTCGCGCAGGTTCCTGA
- a CDS encoding DUF1330 domain-containing protein — translation MTAYAVAHLTHPPANMPDEILLYMDRVQATLDPFGGRFLVHGGLIEILEGTWPGVLVLIEFPDIATASAWYESAAYSAIKALRTRNIPSHAILADGVAADYDAAHTAALLRQSGHGSAAVEERDATSVG, via the coding sequence ATGACCGCCTACGCCGTCGCGCACCTCACCCACCCGCCGGCGAACATGCCCGACGAGATCCTGCTCTACATGGATCGCGTCCAAGCCACTCTCGACCCGTTCGGCGGACGCTTCCTGGTGCACGGCGGCCTGATCGAGATCCTCGAGGGCACATGGCCTGGAGTCCTGGTGCTCATCGAGTTCCCCGACATCGCCACCGCAAGCGCGTGGTACGAGTCCGCGGCCTACTCCGCCATCAAGGCCCTACGAACTCGGAACATCCCGAGCCACGCCATCCTCGCGGACGGCGTAGCTGCGGACTACGACGCTGCCCACACTGCCGCACTCCTTCGCCAGTCGGGCCACGGCAGCGCGGCCGTCGAGGAGCGCGACGCCACCAGCGTCGGCTAG
- a CDS encoding helix-turn-helix domain-containing protein, with protein MDTTVSSDGRHKRGRRSRSLITAAASKLFLERGFAATTVSAIAEEAGLSEPTVYYAFGSKEAVLVRALDIAIAGDEEEVATLDREWTSVVISEPDAAHQVQLMVAGAGDILIRAAPLLRVLQNSSGLSQELAATWSENGHQRREVQSRFVTALAEKGPLASGTSSEQATDLCTMYLGPEVYSALVHDLGWSHDAWATFVTSALQRCLLPD; from the coding sequence ATGGACACCACCGTTTCCTCGGATGGTCGGCACAAGCGCGGTCGCAGGAGTCGATCCCTGATCACCGCTGCCGCCTCAAAGCTCTTCCTGGAGCGAGGCTTCGCCGCCACCACGGTGTCCGCGATCGCGGAGGAGGCTGGTCTCAGCGAGCCCACCGTCTACTACGCCTTCGGCTCGAAGGAGGCGGTGCTGGTCCGAGCTCTCGACATCGCCATCGCTGGCGACGAGGAGGAGGTCGCGACGTTGGATCGCGAGTGGACGTCTGTCGTGATCTCAGAACCGGACGCCGCTCATCAGGTCCAGCTCATGGTGGCGGGCGCGGGCGACATCCTGATCCGCGCCGCACCGCTGCTGCGCGTTCTGCAGAACTCCTCGGGTCTCAGCCAAGAACTCGCCGCGACGTGGAGTGAGAACGGGCATCAGCGCCGAGAGGTCCAATCGCGATTCGTAACAGCCCTCGCTGAGAAGGGCCCACTCGCCTCGGGCACATCGTCCGAGCAGGCCACTGACCTCTGCACCATGTACCTCGGTCCGGAGGTCTACTCAGCTCTCGTGCACGACCTGGGCTGGAGCCACGACGCCTGGGCCACCTTCGTGACATCTGCGCTGCAGCGGTGCCTGCTGCCCGATTGA
- a CDS encoding MFS transporter: MTFDSRNRTLWLLVTVELLVFLEVSILNVTLPSLGAALALGPVALAWVVNGYQVSFGGLQLATGRMVDALGARRMFEFGLVVFGAGSAMAGFAGDSTTIVAARVLQGVGAAMLLPAEMALIARLFTTEEEYRHAISVWSTMAALGAGLGTTLGGVLTDQLGWPWVFWINVPIVAVALSLTRRWLPADPERTGQATLASLNVPGMVAASSVVCSVVLAASAAFEGTAVVTLECVCLGLLGGAVLRRNQMSHPHPVLPLEALRDRRVAAGVVGSLIVGATHVPAFVVLALVLQNGAGYSPMATGLLLLPIAAVNAVTARTLLVRALRAWGPRVCFTGGLVLMSVGLAALALMIASGRIHFAWLFVPSIVFGLGLPAVFAGATMTALAAAPAHLRGAVSGVLNTAQRMGAAVAVTCALVATARTPALYDSSIVLDEGGSAWLSVLLGIALLGVLGAAIAWRAMAPEPVASRDAVTV, from the coding sequence ATGACTTTCGATAGTAGGAACCGAACGTTGTGGCTGCTGGTCACGGTCGAGCTCCTGGTCTTCCTCGAGGTGTCGATACTCAACGTGACGCTGCCCTCCCTTGGTGCTGCGTTGGCTCTGGGGCCGGTGGCGCTGGCCTGGGTCGTGAACGGATACCAGGTCTCATTCGGGGGCCTTCAGCTGGCAACAGGACGGATGGTCGACGCACTGGGGGCGCGCCGGATGTTCGAGTTCGGACTCGTCGTCTTCGGTGCCGGCAGTGCGATGGCCGGGTTTGCCGGCGACAGCACGACGATCGTCGCCGCGAGGGTGCTGCAAGGTGTCGGAGCCGCGATGCTGCTGCCGGCGGAGATGGCCCTGATAGCCCGCCTCTTCACCACGGAGGAGGAGTACCGACACGCCATCTCGGTGTGGAGCACCATGGCCGCCCTGGGCGCGGGTCTCGGGACCACCCTCGGTGGTGTGCTGACCGATCAACTCGGATGGCCCTGGGTCTTCTGGATCAACGTGCCCATCGTCGCGGTGGCTCTGTCGCTGACGCGCCGGTGGTTGCCCGCAGACCCTGAGCGCACGGGCCAGGCCACCCTGGCCTCCCTCAATGTGCCAGGCATGGTCGCGGCGTCGAGCGTGGTCTGCTCGGTCGTCCTGGCAGCGTCCGCGGCTTTCGAGGGCACCGCGGTCGTGACGCTGGAATGCGTCTGCCTCGGGCTGCTGGGAGGAGCGGTCCTGAGGCGAAACCAGATGTCACATCCTCACCCCGTTCTGCCGCTCGAGGCGTTGCGCGATCGACGCGTCGCGGCCGGCGTGGTGGGGAGTCTCATCGTCGGAGCCACGCACGTCCCCGCTTTCGTGGTCCTGGCCCTAGTGCTGCAGAACGGAGCCGGGTACTCGCCGATGGCGACCGGACTCCTGCTGCTACCTATCGCGGCCGTCAACGCCGTAACTGCCCGGACGCTGTTGGTGCGAGCACTTCGCGCGTGGGGTCCTCGGGTGTGTTTCACGGGCGGACTCGTGCTCATGTCGGTCGGACTGGCAGCGCTGGCCCTGATGATCGCCTCCGGGCGTATCCACTTCGCTTGGCTGTTCGTGCCGTCGATCGTCTTCGGCCTCGGCCTGCCAGCAGTCTTCGCCGGCGCCACGATGACGGCGTTGGCTGCGGCTCCTGCTCACCTGCGTGGAGCTGTCTCCGGCGTCCTCAACACTGCTCAGCGGATGGGTGCGGCGGTGGCCGTCACCTGTGCGCTCGTCGCAACGGCGCGGACTCCTGCGCTGTACGACTCCAGCATCGTGTTGGACGAGGGCGGTAGCGCCTGGCTCTCGGTGCTCCTGGGGATCGCGCTGCTCGGAGTGCTGGGAGCGGCGATCGCCTGGAGGGCCATGGCCCCCGAGCCCGTCGCCTCACGAGATGCGGTGACGGTCTGA
- a CDS encoding ABC transporter ATP-binding protein, protein MASKEPTAAISMRGVSKSYDGRPVLHELDLEVKRGEVYALLGPNGAGKTTTVEILEGLRRPDSGQVSVLGDIPWGAHASWRDRIGVVLQESSDASDLSVYEAVAHHRIYYSRPRAVDDVLASVGLAEASRSRVGVLSGGQRRRLDVALALVGSPDLVFLDEPTTGFDPAARRDFWSLVLEMRDQGTTVLLTTHYMEEAERLSDRVGVLLRGRLIAQGTTHELGERFGRESAVSWTDGDGAHSVRTPQPEQHVAALQSRGRQVAGLTITRPTLEDVYLSLIETKVSP, encoded by the coding sequence ATGGCATCGAAAGAACCCACGGCCGCGATCTCGATGAGGGGGGTCTCCAAGTCGTACGACGGCCGACCTGTCCTCCACGAGCTCGACCTCGAAGTGAAGCGCGGGGAGGTCTACGCGCTGCTCGGACCCAACGGGGCGGGGAAGACAACCACCGTCGAGATCCTCGAAGGTCTTCGCCGCCCGGACTCAGGCCAGGTGTCAGTGCTGGGCGACATCCCCTGGGGTGCGCACGCCAGCTGGCGCGATCGCATCGGGGTGGTTCTGCAGGAGTCGTCCGACGCATCAGATCTCTCGGTGTACGAGGCCGTCGCCCACCACCGCATCTACTACAGCAGACCCCGCGCGGTTGACGACGTGCTGGCCTCGGTCGGCCTGGCAGAAGCCAGTCGCTCGCGAGTGGGCGTCCTGTCCGGTGGCCAGCGCAGGAGGTTGGACGTGGCGCTGGCGCTCGTGGGATCGCCTGATCTGGTCTTCTTGGACGAGCCCACCACCGGGTTCGATCCCGCCGCTCGACGGGACTTCTGGAGCCTGGTGCTCGAGATGCGAGACCAGGGGACGACGGTGCTTCTGACCACGCACTACATGGAGGAGGCAGAACGACTCAGCGACCGCGTGGGCGTCCTGCTCAGAGGGCGCCTGATCGCACAGGGGACGACGCACGAGCTGGGGGAGCGGTTCGGACGAGAGAGCGCGGTCAGCTGGACCGACGGCGACGGTGCCCACTCGGTCCGAACCCCCCAGCCGGAGCAGCACGTCGCAGCCCTCCAATCCCGCGGACGACAGGTCGCCGGGCTCACCATCACACGCCCCACGCTCGAGGACGTGTATCTCTCCCTCATCGAAACGAAGGTGTCGCCATGA
- a CDS encoding ABC transporter permease, whose translation MTAAQQTASSRLAPYAGRARLEVKQFFRQRDAVIFTFGLPILIYALYGVTMTGTLTLGGQTVDHDTYMLPGLAAAAILLTSFQATTLSVAADRATGGLKRLQTTPMPASAFVAGKVALVLVSSLAQIVLLLLTARIFFDVAGPLSWGRFAAIYFLGCSAGTTCGVAIGWALPNPKGATTVVPALTLAMQFICGVFFIFSALPTWLQLLAQTLPLTWLARGMRAAFLPEPLAAAERGGSWEFPLTMLILAAWAVAGGLLAMRSARWRYV comes from the coding sequence ATGACCGCCGCGCAACAAACAGCATCCAGCAGGTTGGCTCCGTACGCAGGCCGCGCCCGCTTGGAGGTGAAGCAGTTCTTCCGGCAGCGCGACGCCGTGATCTTCACGTTCGGGCTGCCCATCCTCATCTATGCGCTCTACGGCGTCACCATGACCGGAACGCTCACCCTCGGCGGCCAAACCGTCGACCACGACACCTACATGCTGCCCGGACTCGCGGCTGCTGCAATCCTACTGACGAGCTTCCAGGCCACAACTTTGTCCGTAGCGGCCGACCGGGCCACCGGAGGGCTCAAGCGGTTGCAGACCACGCCGATGCCCGCATCGGCCTTCGTGGCGGGCAAGGTCGCACTCGTTCTCGTCTCTTCCCTGGCACAGATCGTCCTGCTACTGCTCACGGCGCGCATCTTCTTCGACGTCGCCGGTCCCCTGTCGTGGGGACGCTTCGCGGCGATCTACTTCCTGGGGTGTTCGGCTGGGACGACATGTGGGGTGGCGATCGGTTGGGCCCTGCCGAACCCGAAGGGCGCAACGACGGTCGTGCCCGCCCTCACGCTGGCAATGCAGTTCATCTGCGGAGTGTTCTTCATTTTCAGCGCACTGCCCACGTGGCTACAGCTCCTCGCCCAGACACTGCCCCTGACCTGGCTGGCACGTGGGATGCGAGCCGCATTCCTTCCGGAACCACTGGCCGCGGCCGAGCGGGGCGGGTCGTGGGAGTTCCCGCTGACGATGCTGATCCTGGCAGCGTGGGCAGTTGCAGGGGGGCTCCTGGCCATGCGCAGCGCCAGATGGCGATACGTCTGA
- a CDS encoding Lrp/AsnC family transcriptional regulator, with translation MDSIDSHIISCLVDDARSSFREIGVTVGLSAPAVKRRVDRLRAEGVITGFTTQVDPAMLGWNAQAFVEVTYRGNVSPARINQLLTPIPEVVAAYTVSGSSDVMVHLRAASMEHFEHALERLRAAAGVERTESTIVLSTLLDRPASTLASTD, from the coding sequence ATCGACTCGATCGACAGTCATATCATTTCGTGCTTGGTGGATGATGCCCGCAGTTCCTTCCGCGAGATCGGTGTCACCGTCGGCCTGTCCGCCCCGGCCGTCAAGCGACGGGTGGACAGGCTGCGCGCCGAAGGGGTCATCACCGGGTTCACCACCCAGGTCGATCCCGCCATGCTGGGCTGGAACGCGCAGGCCTTCGTCGAGGTCACCTACCGCGGCAACGTCAGCCCTGCACGGATCAACCAACTGCTGACGCCGATCCCCGAAGTCGTTGCGGCCTATACGGTCTCCGGATCGTCTGACGTGATGGTCCACCTGCGCGCGGCCTCCATGGAACATTTCGAACACGCCCTCGAACGGCTGCGCGCCGCGGCCGGCGTGGAACGCACCGAATCGACCATCGTGCTGTCGACCCTGCTCGACCGCCCGGCATCGACGCTCGCGTCGACCGACTGA